One region of Bacillus zhangzhouensis genomic DNA includes:
- a CDS encoding YckD family protein, producing the protein MMKKISGLIILSMMLLFGFHNETALGETPQMEKRPVTHQVKLTTEQQKQIEILEQQILSKRKEVIEKYVQYGVLTKEQGIHITKRMDEHYNHLKNNGFVPLLKKPQHHRP; encoded by the coding sequence ATGATGAAAAAAATAAGCGGCTTGATCATCTTGTCGATGATGCTGTTATTTGGTTTTCATAATGAAACGGCTCTTGGAGAAACACCTCAAATGGAAAAGCGCCCGGTGACACATCAAGTGAAATTAACAACAGAACAACAAAAACAAATTGAAATCCTTGAACAGCAAATTCTTTCTAAGCGAAAAGAAGTCATTGAGAAATATGTACAGTATGGTGTGTTAACAAAGGAACAAGGCATACACATCACGAAACGAATGGATGAGCATTACAATCACTTAAAGAATAACGGATTTGTTCCATTGCTGAAAAAACCACAGCACCATCGCCCATAA
- a CDS encoding hydantoinase/oxoprolinase family protein, whose protein sequence is MTDVSYRLGIDIGGTFTDLSLINEATGELTELKTPTVTDDPAQGIINGLNLLKIRGVDLSKIQYLVHGMTIGLNTLLQRKGADLALFVTEGFQDILSLQRLRLPIPYDFNSRLPEPLIPRKQVYPITERLIHDGTIKKPLHLQQLDDAVQHVISKNLEGIVISFLHSYQNPVHELQAKAYINHHYPQLEVLPSSELWPQMREYERTVMSVVNLYIQPKVKQYLQTLKSRLKEEGVPISPYITQSNGGLMDTESAAASPVKTLFSGPAAGVIGAARIAASASEPNLITFDVGGTSADISIIQNGQPAMAQSNQLSGFPIILPSVAMYSIGAGGGSVAWIDQGGLLKAGPESVGSNPGPASYGKGEKAALTDAFLICGYVNQERFAGGHLQLQLSAAKKAFQPIADQLNKTVEEAADQLIQVAVANMYTELSNVMEQQGFDPRDFSLLAFGGAGPVVANFLAREIHAKNVVVPPSPGTLCALGALTADFIHDAVLSKKICLQDYSINQLKQDYEKLSRKATDWVSQQNIQHINQTSILLLADARYQGQAFEIELPLSIDWLKQEQDIHQLMEAFHQLHQRQYGHRDDQAKIEFTHLRVRVIGETPPLPFSPVHESSGQSLTPHEYRQIFIEEKEYEASVYNRDTLSVGSIVNGPAVIEQDDTTTLILPNWAGSIDRSGNLVISKEAALHEN, encoded by the coding sequence ATGACGGATGTCTCATACCGGCTTGGAATAGACATAGGCGGAACATTTACTGATTTATCGCTGATAAATGAAGCAACAGGGGAGCTGACTGAACTCAAGACGCCCACAGTGACTGATGACCCAGCTCAAGGAATTATCAATGGGTTAAATCTTCTAAAAATAAGAGGGGTTGATTTATCCAAAATCCAATACCTCGTTCACGGAATGACAATCGGTCTTAATACATTATTGCAGCGAAAAGGAGCAGATTTAGCCCTTTTTGTGACAGAAGGATTTCAAGATATATTGTCACTTCAGCGTTTACGACTACCCATTCCTTATGACTTCAATTCTCGTTTGCCAGAACCATTGATACCACGGAAGCAAGTATATCCAATCACTGAAAGGTTGATACATGATGGTACGATCAAAAAACCACTCCATCTGCAGCAATTGGATGATGCAGTACAGCATGTTATATCTAAAAATCTGGAAGGTATTGTCATTTCTTTTTTACATAGCTATCAAAACCCAGTTCATGAATTACAGGCAAAAGCCTATATCAATCATCACTATCCACAGTTAGAAGTCCTTCCCTCATCTGAATTATGGCCTCAAATGAGGGAATACGAGCGTACAGTGATGTCTGTTGTTAATTTGTACATTCAACCAAAGGTGAAACAGTATTTGCAAACATTGAAAAGTCGTTTGAAGGAAGAAGGTGTACCAATTTCTCCATACATTACACAATCAAATGGTGGTTTAATGGATACAGAAAGTGCAGCAGCCTCACCTGTTAAGACTCTCTTTTCTGGTCCGGCAGCTGGTGTCATCGGTGCGGCAAGAATTGCAGCATCAGCGAGTGAACCTAACTTGATCACTTTTGATGTTGGGGGGACGAGTGCAGATATCTCGATTATTCAAAATGGACAGCCTGCAATGGCTCAATCGAATCAGCTTTCAGGTTTCCCTATTATTCTTCCATCTGTTGCGATGTATTCAATAGGAGCAGGAGGAGGTTCGGTGGCATGGATAGATCAGGGCGGACTTCTAAAAGCAGGACCGGAATCAGTTGGCTCAAACCCCGGACCAGCTTCGTATGGCAAAGGAGAAAAAGCGGCTTTAACCGATGCGTTTCTCATATGCGGTTATGTTAATCAAGAACGTTTTGCTGGAGGACATTTACAATTACAGCTGTCTGCGGCGAAAAAGGCCTTTCAGCCTATTGCTGATCAGCTCAACAAAACGGTTGAAGAGGCGGCTGACCAGCTCATTCAAGTAGCCGTAGCCAATATGTACACAGAATTAAGCAATGTTATGGAGCAGCAAGGGTTTGACCCTAGAGATTTTAGTTTGCTGGCGTTTGGCGGAGCAGGACCGGTTGTGGCAAATTTCCTTGCAAGAGAAATCCATGCGAAAAATGTAGTTGTCCCTCCAAGTCCGGGCACATTATGTGCGTTAGGTGCTCTGACCGCGGATTTTATCCATGATGCGGTGCTGTCGAAGAAAATATGCTTACAAGACTATTCGATCAACCAACTAAAACAAGATTATGAGAAGCTGTCGCGAAAAGCGACTGATTGGGTCAGTCAGCAGAACATTCAGCATATCAATCAGACATCCATTCTATTATTAGCAGACGCACGTTATCAAGGACAGGCATTTGAGATTGAATTGCCATTATCGATTGATTGGTTAAAGCAAGAACAAGACATCCACCAGCTCATGGAAGCCTTTCACCAATTGCATCAGCGTCAATATGGCCATAGGGATGATCAGGCAAAAATCGAGTTCACTCATTTACGCGTTCGAGTCATAGGTGAGACCCCTCCGCTGCCTTTTTCACCTGTTCATGAAAGCAGCGGACAGTCTTTGACACCCCATGAATATAGACAAATCTTTATAGAAGAAAAAGAATACGAAGCATCGGTTTATAACAGGGATACTCTGTCAGTAGGTTCGATTGTAAATGGGCCTGCTGTTATTGAGCAGGATGATACGACAACATTGATTTTGCCAAACTGGGCAGGCAGCATTGATCGATCAGGTAACTTAGTGATTTCAAAGGAGGCGGCTTTACATGAGAACTGA
- a CDS encoding helix-turn-helix domain-containing protein has translation MEELLEKLHTFFDVDKLIAFISGYLKKPVILESTECQLLAYNSYSIQQFDPVNQQTIFSKECPGSVVDWLKKTGVIDRLFTDSKPFYVSGHDELGFNRRVAVSAKHKQEVVGFIWVQDIEDSLSHEELQFLHEASYQVGKVIYKNKKQLEKKEGKIEEFFKKVMDDHFYTEEELKWEAENLSIPLPAVFTVMVVHAADNKSETAEDVKDVIRTYLQLEDKVNHVYSVQADIVVILGSLSDRHSPKATAADVIAHLQSKTHAHPSPLYIGMGREYRDVMKMSTSRFEAIEVVKAVKIVGGQELIPYDYENLGVFRFLDSIYSHQKKKNDFNPDLLRLKEKDRESQTSFLKTLEVYLLNNCKLKPAAEQLFIHQNTLNYRMKQIFEMTSIDLSHFSQRCELFIELMLMKKDQ, from the coding sequence ATGGAAGAGTTATTAGAAAAACTTCATACATTTTTTGATGTCGATAAATTAATTGCATTTATTAGCGGATATTTAAAAAAACCAGTGATTTTAGAAAGCACAGAGTGTCAGCTTCTTGCTTATAATTCTTACAGCATTCAGCAGTTTGACCCAGTCAATCAGCAAACGATTTTCTCAAAGGAGTGTCCGGGATCTGTGGTCGACTGGTTAAAGAAAACAGGGGTAATCGATCGACTTTTTACGGATTCAAAGCCTTTTTATGTGAGCGGTCATGACGAGCTCGGATTTAATCGGCGGGTGGCTGTGAGTGCCAAGCATAAACAAGAGGTAGTAGGCTTTATTTGGGTGCAGGACATTGAAGACTCCCTCTCTCATGAAGAGCTGCAATTTTTACACGAAGCTTCCTATCAGGTTGGAAAAGTGATTTATAAGAATAAGAAACAGCTTGAGAAAAAGGAAGGCAAGATTGAAGAGTTTTTTAAAAAGGTCATGGATGATCACTTTTATACAGAAGAAGAACTGAAATGGGAGGCTGAGAACTTAAGCATTCCATTGCCAGCCGTATTTACCGTCATGGTCGTGCATGCTGCCGATAACAAGAGTGAGACGGCAGAAGATGTGAAAGACGTCATTCGAACGTATTTGCAGCTAGAGGATAAGGTGAATCACGTCTATTCTGTTCAAGCAGATATCGTCGTCATATTAGGCAGCTTGTCAGACCGGCACTCACCGAAAGCGACTGCAGCTGATGTTATCGCACATCTGCAATCGAAAACGCATGCACATCCGTCCCCTTTGTATATCGGGATGGGAAGAGAGTATCGTGATGTCATGAAAATGAGTACCAGTCGATTTGAAGCGATAGAGGTCGTGAAGGCAGTGAAAATTGTCGGAGGACAAGAACTGATTCCATATGATTACGAGAATCTGGGGGTCTTCCGGTTTTTAGACTCCATTTACAGCCATCAAAAAAAGAAAAACGATTTCAATCCAGATTTGTTACGTTTGAAGGAAAAAGACCGCGAGAGTCAAACCTCCTTTTTAAAAACGCTTGAAGTCTACTTATTGAATAACTGCAAGCTAAAGCCAGCAGCGGAGCAGTTGTTTATTCATCAAAATACATTAAACTATCGAATGAAACAAATTTTTGAAATGACTTCGATCGACTTAAGTCATTTTAGCCAGCGATGTGAGTTATTTATTGAATTGATGCTGATGAAAAAAGATCAATAA
- a CDS encoding competence protein ComJ, producing the protein MNHLNQAYSLSVSYHQITVYTGSETPPVIDWTDEDILQGFAIGDQGVSFEGINNGKVSIMVTLDSDKPQVSVDRVITVPFTHTSDQVYITSVMAHVLSFSIPKGDYQLTCYTSQQPDQDVYYVNFQTV; encoded by the coding sequence ATGAATCACTTAAATCAAGCCTATTCTCTATCTGTCTCCTACCACCAAATCACGGTATACACCGGAAGCGAAACACCACCTGTCATTGATTGGACAGATGAGGACATTCTTCAAGGATTCGCAATCGGAGATCAAGGAGTTTCCTTTGAAGGAATCAATAATGGAAAGGTGTCTATTATGGTGACATTAGATAGCGATAAGCCCCAAGTCTCAGTTGATAGAGTCATTACAGTGCCCTTTACGCATACAAGTGATCAAGTTTATATCACAAGCGTCATGGCCCATGTACTGTCCTTCTCCATTCCAAAAGGCGACTATCAGCTTACCTGCTATACCTCACAGCAGCCTGATCAAGACGTTTACTATGTCAATTTCCAAACAGTGTAG
- the pruA gene encoding L-glutamate gamma-semialdehyde dehydrogenase, which translates to MTTPYKHEPFTDFSQEENRKAFEQALAKVTESLGQTYPLVINGERIETKDKIVSINPAKKDEVIGTVSKAGKEEAEQAVQAAAKAFETWRYTSPEERASVLFRAAASIRRKKHEYSALLVKEAGKPWNEADADTAEAIDFLEYYARQMLELAKGKPVNSREGERNQYVYTPTGVTLVIPPWNFLFAIMAGTTVAPIVTGNTVVLKPASATPVIAARFVEELEQAGLPKGVVNFVPGSGAEVGDYLVDHPKTSLITFTGSREVGTRIFERAAKVQPGQQHLKRVIAEMGGKDTVVVDEDADIELAANAIFTSAFGFAGQKCSAGSRAVVHEKLYDQVVERVKEITETKTTANPLSADVYMGPVIDQASFDKITDYIEVGKQEGRLVTGGTSDDSEGYFIHPTIFADLEPDSRLMQEEIFGPVLAFSKVSSFDEALEVANNTEYGLTGAVITNNRDHINRAKQEFHVGNLYFNRNCTGAIVGYHPFGGFKMSGTDSKAGGPDYLALHMQAKTISEMF; encoded by the coding sequence ATGACAACACCTTACAAGCATGAACCATTCACAGATTTTAGCCAGGAAGAAAACCGCAAAGCGTTTGAACAAGCATTAGCTAAAGTAACCGAATCACTTGGTCAAACCTATCCGCTTGTGATTAATGGAGAAAGAATTGAGACGAAAGACAAGATTGTTTCGATCAATCCAGCGAAAAAGGATGAAGTTATTGGAACCGTCTCAAAGGCCGGGAAGGAAGAGGCAGAACAAGCGGTTCAAGCTGCGGCCAAAGCATTCGAAACATGGCGCTATACATCTCCAGAAGAAAGAGCCAGCGTATTATTCCGTGCTGCGGCAAGCATTCGCCGTAAAAAGCATGAGTATTCAGCCCTTCTTGTAAAAGAAGCAGGTAAGCCGTGGAACGAAGCGGATGCAGATACAGCAGAAGCGATTGACTTTCTAGAGTATTACGCCCGTCAAATGCTGGAGCTGGCGAAAGGCAAACCAGTGAACAGCCGCGAAGGGGAGCGCAATCAATATGTTTACACACCAACTGGCGTGACGCTCGTCATTCCGCCGTGGAACTTCTTGTTTGCGATCATGGCAGGAACAACAGTAGCGCCAATCGTCACTGGGAATACAGTTGTTTTAAAACCAGCGAGTGCGACGCCTGTCATTGCAGCTCGTTTTGTGGAAGAGCTTGAGCAAGCCGGTCTTCCAAAGGGTGTTGTCAACTTTGTACCAGGAAGCGGAGCAGAGGTCGGGGATTATTTAGTAGACCATCCCAAAACAAGCTTGATTACATTCACTGGATCAAGAGAAGTAGGGACACGTATCTTTGAACGCGCGGCAAAAGTGCAGCCTGGCCAGCAGCATTTAAAACGTGTCATTGCTGAAATGGGCGGTAAGGATACAGTGGTAGTCGATGAGGATGCAGATATTGAATTAGCTGCTAATGCTATTTTTACATCAGCCTTCGGGTTTGCAGGTCAGAAATGTTCAGCTGGATCGCGGGCTGTCGTCCACGAAAAGCTGTATGATCAAGTGGTTGAGCGAGTGAAGGAAATCACAGAAACGAAAACAACAGCCAATCCACTTTCTGCGGATGTCTACATGGGACCTGTCATTGATCAAGCGTCCTTTGACAAGATCACTGATTATATCGAGGTTGGCAAACAGGAAGGCCGCTTAGTCACTGGCGGAACGAGTGATGATTCGGAAGGCTACTTCATCCACCCGACCATTTTTGCAGATCTTGAGCCTGATTCCCGCTTGATGCAAGAAGAAATCTTTGGACCGGTCTTGGCTTTCTCGAAAGTCTCTAGCTTTGATGAGGCACTTGAGGTAGCCAATAACACAGAATACGGTTTAACAGGTGCTGTCATTACAAATAATCGTGATCACATCAACCGTGCGAAACAGGAGTTCCATGTGGGGAACCTTTACTTTAATCGTAACTGCACAGGTGCCATCGTAGGTTACCACCCATTCGGCGGATTCAAAATGTCAGGAACGGATTCAAAAGCAGGCGGTCCAGATTACCTAGCTCTGCACATGCAGGCAAAAACGATTAGTGAAATGTTTTAA
- a CDS encoding NucA/NucB deoxyribonuclease domain-containing protein: MKLLKIMLLLLLIVIGVATGYIQLEQGKQETANSSYDKTIHFPSDRYPETAKHIEEAIDEGHSSICTIDRKHTDEQREQSLHGIPTKRGYDRDEWPMAMCKEGGTGASVKYVRPSDNRGAGSWVSHQLSDDPDGKRIQFIID, translated from the coding sequence ATGAAACTTCTTAAAATTATGCTCTTGCTTTTATTGATTGTCATTGGTGTAGCAACAGGATATATCCAGCTGGAGCAAGGGAAACAAGAAACAGCGAATTCATCCTATGACAAAACTATTCATTTTCCATCAGACCGCTATCCCGAAACAGCCAAACACATAGAAGAAGCCATCGATGAAGGTCATTCGTCCATTTGTACAATTGACCGTAAACATACTGATGAGCAGAGAGAACAGTCACTACATGGCATTCCAACAAAGCGCGGTTATGATCGGGACGAATGGCCAATGGCAATGTGCAAAGAAGGAGGCACAGGAGCTTCTGTCAAATATGTACGCCCTTCAGATAATAGAGGCGCAGGCTCTTGGGTAAGTCATCAATTATCGGATGATCCTGACGGCAAAAGAATTCAATTTATCATCGATTAG
- a CDS encoding transporter substrate-binding domain-containing protein → MSRFYHKKPIWIMLVVSAFILILSACSQSGSSQSGDTKWDEIKKKGKIVVATSGTLYPTSYHDTSNGKDQLTGYEVEVVKEAFKRLDVKVEFKEMGYDGMLSAINSGQVDAAANDIDITDDRKDKFAFSTPYKYSYGTAIVRKDDLSGIKTLKDLKGKKAAGAATTIYMDVARQFGAKEVIYDNATNEQYLKDVANGRTDVILNDYYLQTLALSAFPKLNITIHPDLKYMPNEQGFVMKKDNKELQKELNRVLSDMKKDGTMKKISEKFFHHADVSKKIDADVEDVDISK, encoded by the coding sequence ATGAGTCGTTTTTATCATAAAAAACCTATATGGATCATGCTTGTTGTATCTGCTTTCATACTTATCTTGTCTGCTTGCAGTCAATCAGGCTCATCTCAATCTGGAGACACAAAATGGGATGAGATTAAAAAGAAGGGAAAAATTGTGGTTGCAACTTCAGGCACCCTTTATCCAACGTCTTATCATGATACATCTAACGGCAAGGATCAATTAACTGGCTATGAAGTAGAAGTTGTCAAAGAAGCGTTTAAACGTCTTGATGTGAAAGTAGAATTTAAAGAAATGGGTTATGATGGGATGCTGAGCGCCATTAATTCTGGTCAAGTGGATGCCGCTGCAAATGATATCGACATCACAGATGACAGAAAAGACAAGTTTGCCTTTTCAACCCCTTATAAATATTCCTACGGAACAGCTATCGTACGGAAAGATGATTTATCTGGCATTAAAACTTTAAAAGATTTAAAAGGAAAGAAAGCAGCAGGGGCTGCCACGACGATTTACATGGATGTCGCTCGTCAGTTCGGTGCAAAGGAAGTCATTTATGATAATGCGACAAACGAGCAATACTTAAAGGATGTTGCAAACGGCCGTACAGATGTCATTCTAAATGATTATTACTTGCAGACACTGGCTCTTTCTGCATTTCCTAAATTAAATATTACGATTCACCCTGACTTGAAATACATGCCGAATGAGCAGGGTTTTGTCATGAAGAAGGACAACAAAGAACTTCAAAAAGAATTGAATCGTGTATTAAGCGACATGAAAAAAGACGGAACAATGAAAAAGATTTCTGAGAAATTCTTTCATCATGCAGACGTCTCTAAGAAAATTGATGCTGATGTCGAAGATGTCGACATTTCCAAATAA
- a CDS encoding AAC(3) family N-acetyltransferase — MQKLIENQAEPMTKERIKADLEQLGVKKGMILCVHSSLSSIGWVNGGAVAVIQALMETLTEEGTLIMPAQTLELSDPADWIYPPVPYSWWKSIKETMPAFDPAYTTPAAMGKVAETFWKYPGVARSNHPHFSFTAWGKRKHEILKHHALSFGLGEHSPLGRMYDLHAQVLLLGTSFESMTAFHLAEYRIPQQDLMIRGAPILENGWKVWKEYQDIITREELFEQIGRDFLQSGGIHYHSQIGHASSYLLPVRESVDYAEKWLDLYDQSSSTLFGN; from the coding sequence ATGCAAAAATTAATCGAAAATCAAGCTGAACCGATGACAAAGGAAAGAATCAAAGCAGACTTGGAACAACTTGGTGTGAAAAAGGGCATGATTTTATGTGTTCACTCATCTTTATCATCCATTGGCTGGGTAAACGGAGGCGCTGTAGCCGTCATACAAGCATTGATGGAAACCTTAACAGAAGAGGGGACACTCATTATGCCGGCACAAACGTTAGAGCTTTCTGATCCTGCCGATTGGATCTATCCGCCTGTTCCTTATTCATGGTGGAAATCGATCAAAGAAACAATGCCGGCATTTGATCCAGCTTACACGACACCAGCAGCAATGGGAAAGGTGGCGGAAACATTTTGGAAATACCCAGGTGTGGCGAGAAGCAATCATCCCCATTTTTCATTCACAGCCTGGGGAAAAAGAAAACATGAAATTCTAAAACACCATGCGCTTTCCTTTGGATTAGGAGAGCATTCGCCTCTTGGCCGCATGTATGATCTTCATGCCCAAGTGCTGCTGCTTGGTACATCCTTTGAGAGCATGACAGCTTTTCATCTAGCTGAATACCGAATCCCTCAACAGGACCTCATGATAAGAGGAGCTCCTATTTTAGAAAATGGGTGGAAGGTATGGAAGGAGTACCAAGATATCATTACAAGAGAAGAACTATTTGAACAGATTGGCCGTGATTTTCTGCAATCAGGAGGCATCCATTATCACAGTCAAATCGGACATGCCAGTTCATATTTATTGCCAGTGAGAGAATCAGTAGACTATGCGGAAAAGTGGCTTGATCTATACGATCAATCGTCATCTACACTGTTTGGAAATTGA
- a CDS encoding Lrp/AsnC family transcriptional regulator: MLDQTDMNILKELSKNSRLTMKALGEKVHLTGQAVANRVLKLEEEGVIEAYTISIDWQTQKPIQTFLQLYTRSHHHEPLLSFLYEKEEIKNLFKISGEGCYMAEGHFSSHDELDQFLTELTNFANYKLSIAVKRLIHQ; this comes from the coding sequence ATGCTAGACCAAACAGATATGAATATTTTAAAAGAGCTATCAAAGAACAGCCGATTAACGATGAAAGCTCTAGGTGAAAAAGTTCATTTAACCGGCCAAGCTGTTGCAAATCGGGTGTTAAAGCTAGAAGAAGAAGGCGTGATTGAAGCATATACCATTTCAATTGATTGGCAGACACAAAAGCCGATTCAAACCTTTTTGCAGCTCTATACCCGTAGTCATCATCATGAACCACTTCTGTCGTTTCTTTATGAAAAGGAAGAAATCAAGAATTTGTTCAAGATAAGTGGTGAGGGCTGTTATATGGCTGAAGGACATTTCTCCAGTCATGATGAACTTGATCAGTTTTTAACGGAGCTGACAAATTTCGCAAATTACAAACTGTCTATTGCGGTTAAACGTCTCATTCATCAGTAA
- a CDS encoding MBL fold metallo-hydrolase — MKITLIRNATLYLHYGHSTFLIDPFLSPKGTYPPFPHTANQHLNNPIVELPVNIDLDSLLHPDAVLLTHLHVDHFDDEAKRKLAQDQPIYTQSEKDRKEVEEAGFQHVTCIEDEMDICGIHIKRTGGQHGTGETAKRMGQVSGFVFSHSDEPTLYIAGDTIWCDEPKEAVNTCKPDVIVVNSGAAQFLEGDPITMTKEEILDIHRSQPKAQIVVCHLEAVNHCLLTRAALEAYIQEHYADQAIFIPQDGESLTF, encoded by the coding sequence ATGAAAATTACACTTATTCGCAATGCTACTTTATACCTTCACTACGGTCATTCCACTTTTTTAATCGATCCCTTTTTATCACCAAAAGGAACATATCCACCGTTCCCTCATACAGCCAATCAACATTTGAACAATCCTATTGTGGAGCTTCCTGTAAATATAGATTTAGACAGTCTGTTACACCCAGATGCTGTCTTACTCACTCATTTACATGTGGATCATTTTGACGATGAGGCCAAAAGGAAATTAGCTCAAGATCAACCAATTTATACTCAATCGGAGAAGGATCGAAAAGAAGTTGAAGAAGCTGGATTTCAGCATGTCACATGCATTGAAGATGAAATGGACATTTGCGGCATTCATATTAAACGTACAGGCGGACAGCATGGGACAGGAGAAACGGCGAAGCGGATGGGACAGGTCAGCGGTTTTGTTTTCTCTCATTCTGATGAACCTACCCTTTATATTGCAGGTGATACCATTTGGTGTGATGAACCGAAAGAGGCTGTGAATACATGCAAGCCAGATGTCATTGTGGTCAATAGTGGGGCAGCTCAATTTTTAGAAGGTGATCCGATTACAATGACTAAGGAAGAAATTTTAGACATTCACCGTTCTCAGCCAAAAGCTCAAATTGTCGTTTGTCATCTTGAAGCTGTGAATCATTGCTTGTTAACAAGAGCTGCTTTAGAAGCTTACATTCAAGAGCATTATGCAGATCAAGCCATTTTTATCCCACAAGATGGGGAAAGTCTCACCTTCTGA
- a CDS encoding cache domain-containing protein — protein sequence MLNGKRAVGTEVSTEVKTTVLDKGENDDGTANVARKDYQTAYMPIKNEAG from the coding sequence ATGTTAAACGGGAAACGAGCTGTAGGTACAGAAGTCTCTACTGAAGTGAAGACCACTGTTTTAGATAAAGGAGAAAACGATGACGGCACAGCAAATGTTGCTAGAAAAGATTACCAAACGGCTTATATGCCGATCAAAAATGAAGCAGGGTGA
- a CDS encoding amino acid ABC transporter permease, with translation MKGIWLTLLISFVSMFFGTILGFFIALARMANSWILRLPARLYISFMRGVPILVILFILYFGFPYIGIEFTAVTAAIIGFSFNSAAYIAEINRAALSSVPSGQVEAAKSLGLSYWQTMRGVILPQSVRIALPPLTNVMLDLIKASSLAAMITVPELFQQAKIVGGREFDYMTMYILVALIYWGICSVVSLFQDFLEKRYAKYL, from the coding sequence ATGAAAGGCATCTGGCTGACGCTGCTCATTTCCTTTGTAAGCATGTTTTTTGGTACCATTCTTGGCTTTTTTATCGCTCTTGCCAGGATGGCGAATTCGTGGATTCTTCGGCTGCCTGCACGGCTGTATATCTCATTCATGCGAGGCGTGCCCATTCTGGTGATTTTGTTTATTCTTTATTTTGGATTCCCTTATATCGGCATTGAGTTTACAGCGGTTACTGCCGCCATTATTGGGTTCAGCTTCAATAGTGCTGCCTATATTGCGGAAATTAACCGGGCGGCCCTCTCCTCTGTTCCAAGTGGACAGGTGGAAGCCGCTAAATCATTAGGTCTCAGCTATTGGCAAACGATGCGCGGTGTCATTTTGCCTCAATCCGTCCGCATCGCCCTGCCACCATTGACCAATGTCATGCTCGATTTAATCAAAGCTTCCTCACTGGCAGCGATGATTACTGTACCAGAGCTCTTCCAGCAAGCAAAAATTGTCGGCGGACGAGAATTCGATTATATGACCATGTATATTTTGGTCGCACTCATTTACTGGGGCATTTGCAGTGTTGTCTCATTGTTTCAGGACTTTTTAGAAAAACGCTATGCGAAATACCTGTAG